The following are encoded together in the Brassica napus cultivar Da-Ae chromosome A9, Da-Ae, whole genome shotgun sequence genome:
- the LOC106367421 gene encoding protein trichome birefringence-like 38, with amino-acid sequence MGFNFISLLFLPLLSVFILSGSKQAFASDNTLLVNTDHRNSTAQGGLSSLRGKKQRSGCNLFQGRWVFDASYPFYDTSSCPFIDGEFNCGKRPDKQFLKYSWQPASCSIPRFDGAAFLRRWRGKRVMFVGDSLSLNMWESLGCMIHASVPNAKYTFLKRTPLSTITFQEYGVTLYLYRTPYIVDIAKEKVGRVLNLGAIEGGANAWKNMDVLVFNSWHWWTHKGNSQGWDYIRDGSSLVRDMNRLDAFYKGLSTWGRWVDQNVETTKTKVFFQGISPTHYEGREWNEPRKSCTGQMQPLGGSNYPSGQPASAGVVSKVLGAMKTRVSLLDITTLSQLRKDAHPSTYGGDGGNDCSHWCLPGLPDTWNQLLYAALSM; translated from the exons ATGGGTTTCAACTTCATCTCTCTCCTTTTTCTTCCACTTCTATCAGTGTTTATCTTGTCGGGATCCAAGCAAGCCTTTGCTTCGGACAATACACTCCTCGTGAACACCGACCACCGCAACAGCACGGCGCAAGGTGGGTTGTCGTCACTGAGGGGGAAGAAGCAGAGGAGTGGATGTAACCTTTTCCAAGGCCGATGGGTTTTTGATGCTTCTTACCCTTTCTATGATACATCCTCGTGTCCTTTCATCGACGGCGAGTTTAACTGTGGCAAGCGACCTGACAAACAGTTCCTCAAGTACTCATGGCAACCTGCATCTTGCAGCATCCCAAG GTTCGACGGTGCGGCGTTTCTGAGGAGATGGAGAGGGAAGCGAGTCATGTTCGTGGGAGACTCACTGAGTCTTAACATGTGGGAATCGTTAGGATGTATGATACATGCGTCGGTACCAAACGCCAAGTACACTTTTCTCAAGCGTACCCCACTCTCTACTATCACTTTCCAG gAATATGGAGTGACGTTATATCTATATAGAACACCATACATAGTGGATATAGCCAAAGAGAAAGTAGGACGTGTTCTTAACCTTGGAGCTATTGAAGGAGGTGCTAATGCTTGGAAAAACATGGACGTTCTTGTCTTCAATTCTTGGCATTGGTGGACTCACAAAGGCAATTCTCAAGG gtGGGATTACATTAGAGATGGGTCGTCTTTGGTGAGAGACATGAACCGTCTTGATGCATTTTACAAAGGACTTAGCACTTGGGGTCGATGGGTTGACCAAAACGTCGAGACCACCAAAACCAAAGTTTTCTTCCAAGGCATTTCTCCCACTCACTACGA GGGAAGGGAATGGAACGAGCCGAGAAAAAGTTGTACTGGGCAAATGCAGCCGTTGGGTGGATCAAATTACCCAAGTGGCCAGCCTGCATCTGCAGGAGTTGTGTCAAAAGTGTTGGGAGCGATGAAAACCCGTGTGTCCTTGCTTGATATCACCACGCTGTCTCAGCTGAGAAAAGATGCTCATCCTTCTACTTATGGTGGCGATGGAGGAAATGATTGCAGCCACTGGTGCCTTCCCGGGTTGCCAGATACTTGGAACCAACTTCTCTACGCAGCTTTGTCCATGTGA